In one Amaranthus tricolor cultivar Red isolate AtriRed21 chromosome 8, ASM2621246v1, whole genome shotgun sequence genomic region, the following are encoded:
- the LOC130820850 gene encoding uncharacterized protein LOC130820850: MYNNVGVQPGGNQPPFPPQASPFGNAFSGASSGLIRSGLSAYGEKIFGSSSEYVQSNISRYFADPQYYFQVNDDYVRNKLKVVLFPFLHRGHWTRITEPMAGKISYKPPIYDINAPDLYIPTMAFLSYVVLAGFYLGLNGKFHPETVNWMLMKGLVGWVFQVILLKVSLMSLSSGETPLLDIIAYAGYAFTGISLALFGKLLWRHSYYILLLSSCLCMGMFLVKTMKRVLYAEVRSYDSGKHHVLLLLIALAQFPLYLWLGNITVNWLF, from the exons ATGTACAATAATGTGGGAGTTCAGCCTGGGGGAAATCAGCCTCCATTCCCTCCCCAAGCTAGTCCATTCGGGAATGCATTTTCTGGGGCCAGTTCTGGATTGATTCGTAGTGGATTGAGTGCTTATGGAGAGAAAATATTTGGCTCAAGTTCAGAGTATGTGCAAAGCAAT ATAAGTAGGTATTTTGCTGACCCGCAATATTATTTCCAAGTGAACGATGATTATGTGAGGAACAAGTTGAAGGTGGTTCTGTTTCCTTTCCTGCATCGG GGACATTGGACAAGGATAACTGAACCAATGGCAGGAAAAATATCCTACAAACCCCCAATATATGACATCAATGCACCTGATCTTTACATTCCCACGATGGCATTTCTTTCCTATGTTGTGCTTGCTGGATTTTACCTAGGGTTGAATGGAAA GTTTCACCCGGAGACAGTAAACTGGATGCTTATGAAAGGATTGGTAGGCTGGGTTTTCCAAGTTATACTGCTGAAAGTGTCATTAATGTCACTGAGCAGTGGCGAAACACCATTGTTGGACATCATAGCATACGCTGGTTATGCGTTTACAGGCATTTCTTTGGCTCTCTTCGGAAAACTGTTGTGGAGACACTCGTATTATATTTTGTTACTCTCGAGCTGTCTTTGTATGGGAATGTTCTTGGTGAAGACGATGAAGAGAGTTTTGTACGCTGAAGTGCGAAGCTACGACTCGGGCAAACATCATGTCCTCTTGCTCTTGATTGCGTTGGCTCAATTTCCACTCTACTTATGGCTCGGAAACATTACCGTCAACTGGTTGTTTTAA